In Aquimarina spinulae, a single window of DNA contains:
- a CDS encoding glycosyltransferase: protein MKVAIIHEWITVIAGSESCFKVFTEIYPEADIFVLVSDDKSIKKLGIDPNRVNNSFIQKLPKAKTKWKNYLPLFPFAVEQFDLSEYDLIISSSHAVAKGVITNANQTHICYIYSPIRYAWDLYHQYLKEANLTKGVKAFIAKSILHYIRNWDLGTSNRVDAFIPISKYIEKRVWRTYRRESYKVIYPPVDVDAFTLEKEKEDFYLTASRIVPYKKIDLIVEAFSKIPDKKLVVIGDGPEFKKVKEKAGDNVSVLGYQDFEVLKDHMQRTKAFIFAAEEDFGIIPIEAQACGTPVLAFGKGGSLETVKGKFVDQQLTSDDTGVYFENQTVESILSAINFLEDNYDVFDPEKIRNFALKFDKELFRKNIEDTFNKIIKERRK, encoded by the coding sequence ATGAAAGTAGCCATAATACATGAGTGGATAACTGTAATAGCAGGATCCGAAAGTTGTTTTAAAGTTTTTACAGAGATTTATCCAGAAGCAGATATATTTGTTCTTGTTTCTGATGATAAGAGTATTAAAAAGTTAGGAATAGACCCTAATAGAGTTAATAATTCGTTTATTCAGAAACTACCAAAAGCCAAAACCAAATGGAAAAATTATCTTCCTTTGTTCCCGTTTGCAGTAGAACAATTTGACTTATCAGAGTATGATTTAATTATTTCATCTTCTCATGCTGTAGCAAAAGGTGTAATTACTAATGCAAATCAAACACATATCTGTTATATATACTCACCAATTCGATATGCCTGGGATCTTTACCACCAATATTTAAAAGAAGCTAATTTAACCAAAGGAGTTAAAGCTTTTATAGCAAAAAGTATATTGCATTATATAAGAAATTGGGATTTGGGCACATCTAACAGAGTTGATGCATTTATCCCTATCTCTAAGTATATAGAAAAAAGAGTCTGGAGAACGTATCGCAGAGAGTCTTATAAAGTTATTTACCCTCCGGTAGATGTAGATGCTTTTACGTTAGAAAAGGAAAAAGAAGATTTTTATCTTACCGCCTCTAGAATTGTTCCTTACAAAAAAATAGACCTTATTGTCGAGGCATTTTCTAAAATACCGGATAAAAAACTAGTCGTTATTGGCGATGGCCCCGAATTTAAAAAGGTAAAAGAAAAAGCAGGTGATAATGTTTCTGTTCTTGGATATCAAGATTTTGAAGTGTTAAAAGATCATATGCAAAGAACCAAAGCGTTTATTTTTGCCGCAGAAGAAGATTTTGGTATTATCCCCATCGAAGCTCAGGCCTGCGGAACACCAGTACTCGCGTTCGGAAAAGGAGGATCTTTAGAAACAGTAAAAGGAAAATTTGTAGACCAACAGTTAACTAGTGATGATACCGGGGTTTATTTCGAAAATCAAACCGTTGAGTCCATATTAAGTGCAATAAACTTTCTAGAAGATAATTATGATGTTTTTGACCCAGAGAAGATTAGAAACTTCGCACTAAAATTTGATAAAGAATTGTTTAGAAAAAATATTGAAGACACATTTAATAAAATTATTAAAGAAAGAAGAAAATGA
- the gmd gene encoding GDP-mannose 4,6-dehydratase, which produces MKKAIITGITGQDAAYLAELLLSKDYKVYGTYRRTSSTNFWRIEELGIENHPNLHLLEYDLIDLSSAYRIIADVEPDEIYNLAAQSFVGVSFTQPIATANITGVGVLNLLEAIRTINPKIKFYQASTSEMFGKVHAIPQNEETPFHPRSPYGVAKVFAHWATLNYQESYDLFAASGILFNHESPLRGKEFVTRKITDAVAKIHLNKQDILELGNLNAKRDWGYAKEYVEGMYKILQAPEADTYVLATNQTQTVRDFVTLSFKTVNIDIEWKGSDENEIGINTKTGKTLIKVNPQFYRPAEVDLLIGDASKAEKNLNWKAKTTLGELADMMVKSDIKRNENGGSF; this is translated from the coding sequence ATGAAAAAGGCTATAATAACAGGAATTACAGGTCAAGATGCAGCATATTTAGCAGAGCTTTTATTAAGTAAAGATTACAAAGTTTATGGAACGTATAGAAGAACTAGCTCTACTAACTTTTGGAGAATAGAAGAGCTAGGTATAGAAAATCACCCAAATTTGCATTTGTTAGAATATGATTTAATAGACTTGTCTAGTGCATATAGAATTATAGCCGATGTAGAACCCGATGAAATCTATAACCTGGCAGCTCAAAGTTTTGTTGGGGTGTCATTTACACAACCTATTGCTACTGCTAATATTACGGGGGTTGGAGTATTAAATCTGCTTGAAGCAATACGAACAATTAATCCGAAAATTAAGTTTTATCAAGCCTCGACTTCAGAAATGTTTGGAAAAGTTCATGCAATACCACAAAATGAAGAAACCCCTTTTCATCCCAGAAGCCCATATGGGGTAGCAAAAGTTTTTGCGCATTGGGCAACTTTAAATTATCAGGAATCCTATGATTTATTTGCAGCAAGTGGTATATTATTTAATCATGAATCTCCGTTAAGAGGAAAAGAATTTGTGACAAGAAAAATTACAGATGCTGTTGCAAAAATACATTTGAATAAACAAGATATATTAGAATTGGGAAATCTAAATGCAAAAAGAGATTGGGGATATGCAAAAGAATATGTTGAAGGAATGTATAAAATTCTACAAGCCCCTGAAGCAGATACCTATGTTTTAGCAACAAATCAAACACAAACCGTTAGAGATTTTGTCACATTATCATTTAAAACAGTTAATATTGATATAGAGTGGAAAGGAAGCGATGAAAATGAAATAGGTATAAATACTAAAACAGGAAAAACACTGATAAAGGTTAATCCACAATTTTACAGACCAGCAGAAGTTGATCTTCTTATAGGAGATGCATCAAAAGCTGAAAAGAATTTGAACTGGAAAGCAAAAACAACTCTAGGTGAGCTTGCAGATATGATGGTGAAAAGTGATATTAAAAGAAATGAAAATGGCGGATCCTTCTAA
- a CDS encoding GDP-mannose 4,6-dehydratase: MADPSKKTIFITGISGFTGQHLESFYKEKNYTVFGTTYTTSKNPNHFLCDITEKKQIEEILKNIQPDYIIHTAAISFVAGDNQNEMYGVNVFGTLNLLEALIECEINPEKIIIASSAAVYGNIGNILSEDMCPQPINHYGNSKLAMENMVKNYFSKLNILVVRPFNYTGVGQTEIFLIPKIIKHYKDKSSEIELGNINVFREFNDIDYLINCYYQLLLSNSKSEILNVCSSKTNSIEQILSYMEEITNHKIKTKINPKFVRKNEIKSLKGSTQKLHSIIDDFSNEYSLKKTLEKMYFS, from the coding sequence ATGGCGGATCCTTCTAAGAAAACAATTTTCATAACAGGTATCTCGGGTTTTACCGGCCAACATTTAGAATCTTTTTATAAGGAGAAAAACTATACTGTTTTTGGAACAACGTACACAACATCCAAAAATCCAAATCACTTTCTTTGTGATATCACAGAAAAGAAACAAATAGAAGAGATTTTAAAAAACATACAGCCAGATTATATAATACATACGGCTGCAATATCTTTTGTTGCTGGGGATAATCAAAATGAAATGTATGGAGTGAATGTTTTTGGAACATTAAACCTTCTTGAAGCACTAATTGAATGCGAAATAAATCCTGAAAAAATAATTATCGCAAGTAGTGCTGCCGTTTATGGTAATATAGGAAACATACTTTCTGAAGATATGTGTCCCCAACCTATTAACCATTATGGCAATAGTAAATTAGCGATGGAAAACATGGTTAAGAACTACTTCTCAAAACTTAATATTCTGGTTGTAAGACCTTTTAATTATACAGGAGTTGGTCAAACAGAAATTTTTTTAATACCAAAAATAATAAAACACTATAAGGATAAATCTTCTGAAATTGAATTAGGGAATATTAATGTTTTTAGAGAATTTAATGATATCGATTATTTGATAAATTGCTATTATCAACTCTTATTAAGCAATAGCAAATCAGAAATACTTAATGTCTGTTCTTCTAAAACGAATAGTATTGAACAGATTTTGTCTTATATGGAAGAAATTACCAATCATAAAATTAAAACTAAAATTAACCCAAAGTTTGTTCGTAAGAATGAAATTAAAAGCTTAAAAGGGTCTACACAAAAGTTACATAGCATTATTGATGATTTTTCTAATGAATATTCTTTAAAAAAGACGTTAGAAAAGATGTATTTTTCATAG
- a CDS encoding UDP-glucose dehydrogenase family protein, whose protein sequence is MKIAVIGSGYVGLVTGTCLAETGNEVICIDIDESKVQKLSKGEVPIYEPHLDILFDRNIKAGRLKFTTSLKEGLEHGEIIFLALPTPEEEDGSADLSYIIGVAENIGQLLNEYKVIVDKSTVPVGTAEKVRDTIAKYATCDFDVVSNPEFLREGFAVDDFLKPERIVVGSSSDRAIEVMKKLYKPFVRSGNPIIVMDEKSAELTKYAANSFLATKITFMNEIANYCEKVGADIDKVRIGIGTDSRIGKRFLFPGIGYGGSCFPKDVKALHKSGKNSQYDFKILDAVIRVNDSQKIALLPKINAYFNNDLSNKTFAIWGLAFKPETDDIREAPALYLIDELLKEGVKIKAFDPEAMKNVAHRYGDKIDLVTTMYEAVQNADALIICTEWSIFRTPDFNKIKEGLKIPLIFDGRNLYDIVDIEKEEISYFSIGRKDIKL, encoded by the coding sequence ATGAAAATAGCAGTAATAGGCTCTGGGTATGTGGGATTAGTAACAGGAACATGTCTTGCCGAGACCGGAAATGAAGTTATATGCATTGATATAGACGAGAGCAAGGTTCAAAAATTGAGTAAGGGTGAGGTTCCTATCTATGAACCACATCTGGACATATTGTTTGATAGAAATATAAAAGCAGGAAGACTAAAGTTTACTACTTCTCTTAAGGAAGGCTTAGAACACGGCGAGATTATTTTTTTAGCATTACCCACTCCAGAAGAAGAAGATGGTTCTGCTGACTTATCATATATTATTGGTGTTGCAGAAAATATAGGGCAGTTACTCAATGAGTATAAGGTAATAGTAGATAAGAGTACTGTTCCGGTTGGGACAGCAGAAAAAGTTCGAGATACTATTGCAAAGTATGCAACATGTGATTTTGATGTAGTTTCAAATCCTGAGTTTCTAAGAGAAGGTTTTGCAGTAGATGATTTTTTAAAACCAGAACGAATTGTTGTGGGGTCAAGCTCTGATAGAGCAATAGAGGTTATGAAAAAATTATACAAGCCTTTCGTACGATCCGGTAATCCTATAATTGTGATGGATGAAAAATCTGCAGAACTTACTAAATATGCAGCAAATTCTTTTCTGGCAACCAAGATTACATTTATGAATGAAATTGCAAATTATTGCGAAAAAGTTGGTGCAGATATTGATAAAGTACGAATAGGAATAGGAACAGATTCTAGGATTGGAAAACGTTTTTTATTTCCAGGTATAGGATATGGAGGTTCTTGCTTTCCAAAAGATGTAAAAGCGCTTCATAAATCAGGTAAAAATTCGCAATATGATTTTAAAATTCTGGATGCAGTAATTAGAGTAAATGATAGTCAGAAAATTGCGTTATTACCAAAGATCAATGCATATTTTAATAATGATCTGTCTAACAAAACATTTGCAATATGGGGATTAGCTTTTAAGCCAGAGACAGATGATATTAGAGAAGCTCCCGCATTATATCTGATTGATGAATTGCTAAAAGAAGGAGTAAAGATTAAAGCATTTGATCCAGAGGCAATGAAAAATGTAGCCCATAGATATGGAGATAAGATTGACTTGGTTACTACTATGTATGAAGCGGTTCAGAATGCAGATGCACTAATTATTTGTACAGAATGGAGTATTTTTAGAACTCCGGATTTCAATAAAATAAAAGAAGGATTAAAGATTCCTTTAATTTTTGACGGAAGAAATCTTTATGATATTGTTGATATAGAAAAAGAAGAGATTTCCTATTTTTCTATAGGGAGAAAAGATATTAAATTATAG
- a CDS encoding UDP-glucuronic acid decarboxylase family protein, whose protein sequence is MQKVLITGAAGFLGSHLCDRFIKEGFHVIGMDNLITGTLKNIEHLFKLKHFEFYHHDVTKFVHVPGALDYILHFASPASPIDYLKIPIQTLKVGSLGTHNLLGLAKEKNARILIASTSEVYGDPLVHPQSEDYYGNVNAIGPRGVYDEAKRFQESITMAYHTYHGLETRIARIFNTYGPRMRLNDGRVVPAFIGQALRGEDLTIFGNGLQTRSFCYVDDLVEGIYRLLFSDYVYPINIGNPDEIKIKDFAEEIVKLTKTHQKVIYKPLPIDDPLQRQPDIGKAKEILDWQPKISRSEGMKLTLDYFRGFSEEELQKSEHRDFLKK, encoded by the coding sequence ATGCAAAAAGTTTTAATTACAGGAGCAGCTGGTTTTTTGGGGTCTCATCTCTGTGATCGGTTTATTAAAGAAGGTTTTCATGTGATTGGTATGGATAACCTAATCACAGGTACCTTAAAAAATATTGAACACCTGTTTAAGCTAAAACATTTTGAGTTCTATCACCATGATGTGACCAAATTTGTTCATGTTCCTGGTGCATTAGATTATATATTACACTTTGCATCTCCTGCAAGTCCTATAGATTACCTTAAGATTCCTATTCAAACATTAAAAGTAGGGTCTTTAGGCACGCATAATCTTTTAGGTCTTGCAAAAGAAAAAAATGCTAGAATTCTTATTGCATCAACTAGCGAGGTTTATGGTGATCCTTTAGTGCATCCACAAAGTGAAGATTATTATGGTAATGTTAATGCTATTGGACCTAGGGGTGTCTACGACGAAGCAAAACGTTTTCAGGAGTCAATCACAATGGCATATCATACCTATCACGGTTTAGAGACAAGAATTGCCCGTATCTTTAACACCTATGGCCCAAGAATGCGATTAAATGATGGTCGGGTAGTACCGGCATTTATCGGACAAGCGTTAAGAGGTGAAGATTTAACTATATTTGGCAATGGATTACAAACCCGATCTTTTTGCTATGTAGATGATTTGGTAGAAGGAATTTATAGGTTACTTTTTAGTGATTATGTATATCCCATAAATATAGGTAACCCTGATGAGATTAAAATCAAAGATTTTGCCGAAGAAATTGTAAAACTTACCAAGACACACCAAAAAGTAATTTATAAACCACTACCAATCGATGATCCGTTGCAACGACAACCGGATATTGGTAAAGCAAAAGAAATTTTGGATTGGCAACCAAAAATAAGTAGATCAGAAGGAATGAAATTAACTTTGGATTATTTTAGAGGGTTTTCTGAAGAAGAGCTTCAAAAGAGTGAACATAGAGATTTTTTAAAAAAATAA
- a CDS encoding exopolysaccharide biosynthesis polyprenyl glycosylphosphotransferase, which produces MKSRIGRYSVYIKPLFCLVDLFILNLTTLLFQTNIDQNLLFSAYISVLWIILSSKNKFYDIKRFSKLVHIIASLIRQFLIFALILYAFIGFFKQPNISRLEMGKYFIATIGLVTFFKFVLLFLLSKYREIFGGNIRRIVVIGDNKKTNQLIKFFKEKPDFGYKFQKKFCVNKEDFDLEECFYYIVENEIDEVYCSIAELSNSQLRNVVNFTENNLKILKFIPDNKDIFTKKLIFDYYGYIPVLSFRDIPLDDSINKFTKRTFDILLSLFVLIGILSWLTPLIAFLIQLESKGPVFFKQRRNGLDYREFYCYKYRSMKPSTSANQATKGDARVTKVGKFIRRTSIDELPQFLNVLKGDMSVVGPRPHMVKHNEEFAKRVDKFMVRHFVKPGITGLAQVSGFRGEIETNKDIVNRVKYDIFYVENWSLLLDIKITILTAINAIRGEEKAY; this is translated from the coding sequence ATGAAAAGTAGGATCGGTAGATATTCAGTATACATAAAACCACTTTTCTGTTTGGTAGATTTATTTATTTTAAATCTTACCACCTTATTGTTTCAAACAAATATTGATCAAAACCTTTTATTTTCAGCCTATATTTCAGTTTTATGGATTATCCTTTCCAGTAAGAATAAGTTTTATGACATAAAGCGATTTTCGAAATTAGTTCATATTATTGCTTCTTTAATTCGGCAATTTTTAATTTTTGCACTTATCCTTTATGCTTTTATAGGGTTTTTTAAACAGCCAAATATTAGTAGATTAGAGATGGGTAAGTACTTTATTGCTACAATTGGATTAGTTACTTTTTTTAAGTTTGTTTTACTTTTTTTATTATCAAAGTACAGAGAGATATTTGGAGGAAATATTAGACGAATTGTTGTTATTGGGGATAATAAAAAGACAAATCAATTAATTAAATTTTTTAAAGAGAAACCTGATTTTGGGTATAAGTTTCAAAAAAAATTCTGTGTTAATAAAGAAGATTTTGATCTAGAAGAGTGTTTTTATTATATCGTAGAGAACGAAATCGATGAGGTATATTGTTCTATTGCAGAATTATCAAATAGCCAATTACGGAATGTCGTTAATTTTACAGAGAATAACTTAAAAATCTTAAAATTTATCCCGGACAATAAAGATATTTTTACCAAAAAATTGATTTTTGATTACTATGGCTATATTCCTGTATTGTCATTTCGTGATATACCATTGGATGATTCGATAAACAAGTTTACAAAAAGAACTTTTGATATCTTATTATCCTTATTTGTTCTAATAGGAATCCTTTCATGGTTAACACCTTTAATTGCATTTCTCATTCAATTAGAATCCAAAGGCCCGGTATTTTTTAAACAACGTCGTAATGGATTGGATTATAGAGAGTTTTATTGTTATAAATATAGATCGATGAAACCAAGCACGAGTGCTAATCAGGCAACCAAAGGTGATGCTAGGGTTACGAAGGTGGGAAAATTTATTAGAAGAACCAGTATCGATGAATTACCGCAATTTCTTAATGTGCTTAAAGGTGATATGTCTGTAGTTGGACCAAGACCACATATGGTAAAACATAATGAAGAATTTGCAAAACGAGTAGATAAGTTTATGGTTCGCCATTTTGTAAAGCCAGGAATTACAGGGCTAGCTCAGGTTAGTGGTTTTAGAGGTGAAATAGAAACGAACAAGGATATCGTTAACAGGGTAAAATATGATATTTTTTATGTAGAAAACTGGTCATTGCTTTTAGATATTAAGATTACTATTCTTACTGCAATAAATGCGATTAGAGGAGAAGAAAAAGCATACTAA
- a CDS encoding O-antigen ligase family protein, whose product MQLVNIITQATNMFYKEDHWVVMIFWNSLYIAFFLLPLGINLPTPFFIISIIFGIGMMFRTEKKFVLDKSLLLFPLYFIVMSLGLIYTDNLISGFDLVQRSLSLLLFPLIFLFVKEDAATVKKLFDFLLMGLIVSFFINVFKAGNSLTWHIIDERESIEILVFIEGVVKNWHYFFVGSLFSRSVNANYISIYILLVLSYYLKNKLKSRIQLAVVILLFLYLFLLASIAAYLILFVMSILLIFDITDKQKKYTMTIIFLMGLLLFLNNPRVFDFYSRIKDFSNVREYYDATASEKSRLLAWDASIKLIKDAPVFGYGVGDANDVLVQKYKELNYILNYKSKYNAHNQFLQTYLQTGIIGFGVLVCIFVILAIRMKRSRNEFSVFLILFISLIFESMLVRFNGIVFFSIVTPLLLKKRSILSSRIIRNDSSE is encoded by the coding sequence GTGCAACTAGTTAACATAATAACCCAGGCTACCAACATGTTTTATAAAGAAGATCATTGGGTCGTAATGATCTTTTGGAACAGCTTGTATATTGCCTTTTTTTTATTACCATTAGGTATCAATCTCCCAACTCCATTTTTTATAATTTCGATCATTTTTGGGATCGGTATGATGTTTAGAACCGAAAAAAAGTTTGTTCTGGATAAATCATTATTGCTTTTTCCATTATATTTTATTGTGATGTCTTTGGGGTTGATTTATACTGATAATTTGATCAGTGGATTCGATTTGGTACAACGATCCCTTTCATTATTGTTATTTCCTTTAATTTTTCTATTTGTTAAGGAAGATGCTGCTACGGTAAAAAAACTATTTGACTTTTTACTTATGGGGCTAATTGTCTCATTTTTCATTAATGTTTTTAAGGCAGGTAATAGCTTAACATGGCATATTATTGATGAAAGAGAAAGCATAGAAATTCTTGTGTTTATAGAGGGGGTTGTGAAAAATTGGCATTACTTTTTTGTAGGATCTCTATTTTCTAGATCTGTTAATGCTAATTATATTTCTATATACATATTACTGGTATTAAGTTATTATCTTAAAAACAAGTTGAAATCTCGAATACAGCTAGCAGTAGTTATTCTTCTATTTCTGTATCTTTTTTTATTGGCTTCAATCGCGGCCTACCTTATTTTGTTTGTAATGTCGATATTATTGATTTTTGATATTACTGATAAACAAAAAAAATATACCATGACCATTATTTTTTTGATGGGACTGTTACTGTTTTTAAATAACCCAAGGGTATTTGATTTTTATTCCAGAATAAAAGATTTTAGTAATGTAAGAGAATATTATGATGCCACGGCATCAGAAAAATCAAGACTGTTGGCATGGGATGCCAGTATCAAATTGATTAAAGATGCTCCTGTATTTGGTTATGGAGTTGGAGATGCAAATGATGTTTTGGTTCAAAAATATAAGGAGTTAAATTACATTCTTAATTACAAAAGCAAGTATAATGCACACAATCAGTTTCTACAAACGTATTTACAAACAGGTATTATTGGGTTTGGGGTTTTAGTGTGTATTTTTGTCATATTGGCAATACGTATGAAAAGAAGTAGAAATGAATTTTCAGTCTTTTTGATCCTTTTTATATCATTAATATTCGAATCTATGTTAGTTCGATTTAATGGTATTGTATTCTTCTCTATTGTTACTCCTTTGCTTTTAAAAAAGAGAAGTATTTTAAGTAGTAGAATTATTCGCAATGATAGTAGTGAATAA
- the purD gene encoding phosphoribosylamine--glycine ligase: MNILVLGSGGREHTFAYKIVQSSICDALFVAPGNAGTAGIATNVAIAVTDFPAIKDLVLQENIEMVVVGPEDPLVRGISDYFAEDSQLKNVVVIGPSKEGAQLEGSKEYAKEFLIRHNIPTAAYQSFTAATVDDGKQFLETLQAPYVLKADGLAAGKGVLILQDIDEAKAELENMLTNKKFGAASEKVVIEEFLDGIELSVFVLTDGKNYLTLPTAKDYKRIGEGDTGLNTGGMGAISPVPFVDDTFMAKIEERIIKPTVQGLEKENIDYKGFIFIGLIKVGDDPKVIEYNVRMGDPETEAVLPRVKTDLVQLFQHVGDQSLDKINLELDKRSAAAIVTVSGGYPEAYEKGKEITGIDTITDSIVFHAGTSLEGDKVVTSGGRVMAITSLDEDFRKAIKTSYQSIEKLNFDKIYYRKDLGFDL; this comes from the coding sequence ATGAATATTTTAGTACTCGGATCAGGAGGTAGAGAACATACATTTGCTTATAAAATTGTACAAAGTTCGATTTGCGACGCCTTATTTGTTGCACCTGGTAATGCAGGAACGGCTGGTATAGCTACTAATGTAGCTATTGCAGTTACAGATTTTCCTGCGATCAAAGACTTAGTGTTACAGGAGAACATTGAAATGGTTGTAGTTGGCCCAGAAGATCCATTGGTAAGAGGAATAAGTGATTATTTTGCTGAAGATAGCCAATTGAAAAATGTTGTAGTGATTGGTCCATCAAAAGAAGGAGCACAATTAGAAGGAAGTAAAGAATATGCCAAAGAGTTTTTAATTAGGCACAATATACCTACAGCAGCTTATCAAAGTTTTACTGCTGCTACTGTTGATGATGGGAAGCAATTTTTAGAAACTTTACAGGCACCCTACGTGTTAAAAGCAGATGGTTTGGCAGCAGGAAAAGGTGTATTAATTCTTCAGGACATAGATGAGGCAAAAGCTGAACTTGAAAACATGTTAACCAACAAAAAATTTGGTGCAGCGAGTGAGAAAGTTGTGATCGAAGAATTTCTTGATGGGATAGAACTTAGTGTTTTTGTACTTACAGATGGTAAAAATTATTTAACCTTACCAACGGCCAAAGACTACAAACGTATTGGAGAAGGAGATACAGGGTTAAATACAGGAGGTATGGGAGCTATCTCACCAGTTCCTTTTGTAGATGATACATTTATGGCTAAAATCGAAGAGCGCATTATTAAACCAACTGTACAAGGATTAGAAAAAGAAAATATAGATTACAAAGGTTTTATTTTTATAGGACTTATTAAAGTAGGGGATGATCCAAAAGTAATCGAATATAATGTGCGTATGGGCGACCCAGAAACCGAGGCAGTCTTACCTAGAGTAAAGACAGATTTAGTACAACTGTTTCAGCATGTCGGGGATCAATCGCTAGATAAGATCAATCTCGAATTAGATAAGCGAAGTGCTGCTGCTATAGTAACTGTTTCTGGAGGGTATCCAGAAGCTTATGAAAAAGGAAAAGAGATTACTGGTATAGATACGATTACAGACTCTATTGTTTTTCATGCAGGTACATCTCTAGAGGGTGATAAAGTAGTTACTAGTGGGGGGAGAGTAATGGCTATAACATCATTGGATGAAGATTTTAGAAAGGCCATTAAAACATCGTATCAAAGCATAGAAAAACTTAATTTTGATAAGATCTATTATAGAAAAGACCTAGGATTCGATTTATAA
- a CDS encoding DUF6341 family protein: MKDFFEVIESLFVDILFIPFDWFRALELENWFGANMLNWAFMFIGFAAFIYWMKELKKFNDNNEENRDPTAHSFLN, encoded by the coding sequence ATGAAAGATTTTTTTGAAGTGATAGAATCACTTTTTGTAGATATATTATTTATTCCTTTTGATTGGTTTAGAGCATTAGAATTAGAGAACTGGTTTGGTGCTAATATGCTTAATTGGGCATTTATGTTTATTGGTTTTGCTGCTTTTATATATTGGATGAAGGAATTAAAGAAATTTAATGACAATAATGAGGAGAATAGAGACCCTACAGCTCATTCTTTTTTAAACTAA
- a CDS encoding DUF6427 family protein, translating into MLSSFFSKSKPINYIAVALYMAILFGIAHYRKGFEAESSHILLTAASIFLYILPMLALNFVAQKNDLTNKGTFTILLYAFLTAILPSSLTSFSILLSNVFVLLALQNILHLRNEKHIKAKIFNASIFIGLASLAYFWSIGFIFLVFLGILFFDPQNYRNWIIPFIGISMIYVFANCFTLLFYDSFFAIETYIDPISFSFQNYFIKEHLFSVGIISICIVFFFSIYLIKFGRKTANTKPILRVVIIYLIMAIVVAAIAPKKDTSELFFIATPLSLIGTTYLEMNYHQFAKEINIWVFILIPFTVLLF; encoded by the coding sequence GTGTTATCAAGCTTTTTTAGTAAATCAAAACCCATTAATTATATTGCTGTGGCATTGTATATGGCTATACTATTTGGTATTGCCCATTATAGAAAGGGTTTTGAGGCCGAAAGCAGCCATATTTTACTAACAGCAGCTAGTATTTTTTTGTATATTTTACCAATGTTAGCTCTTAATTTTGTGGCGCAAAAAAATGACCTTACCAATAAAGGTACATTTACAATACTTTTGTATGCTTTTCTTACTGCAATTTTACCTAGTTCACTAACCAGTTTTTCTATTTTATTATCAAATGTATTTGTATTACTGGCACTGCAAAATATCTTGCATTTGCGAAATGAAAAACATATTAAAGCCAAAATTTTTAATGCATCAATCTTTATCGGCTTAGCCTCATTAGCTTATTTTTGGAGTATTGGATTTATTTTTTTGGTTTTTTTAGGGATACTTTTTTTCGACCCCCAAAACTATAGAAACTGGATTATTCCTTTTATTGGAATTAGTATGATTTATGTATTTGCGAATTGTTTTACACTACTGTTTTATGATTCGTTTTTTGCAATTGAAACCTATATTGACCCTATATCGTTTTCATTTCAGAATTACTTTATAAAAGAACATCTTTTCTCTGTAGGGATAATATCGATTTGTATTGTATTCTTTTTCTCAATATACCTTATTAAATTTGGTAGAAAAACAGCGAATACAAAACCTATATTGCGAGTTGTTATTATCTATTTGATTATGGCGATTGTAGTAGCAGCCATTGCACCAAAAAAGGATACTTCTGAGCTATTTTTTATAGCAACACCTCTTTCCCTTATCGGTACTACATATCTCGAAATGAATTATCATCAATTTGCTAAAGAAATTAATATTTGGGTATTCATCTTGATTCCGTTTACAGTATTGTTGTTCTAA